In Tepidibacillus fermentans, the following are encoded in one genomic region:
- a CDS encoding Cas10/Cmr2 second palm domain-containing protein, which translates to MEYIVLSEISRKQDFIFRSNKLKENIGASIIIKYITEELSNKYVTQFHGDVIYEAGGKVLYRFKELDSVKNFVREFSKEVVIEFSGIELFIIHQAFDPKVDEISTIIDEAYKKLERKKSERKTTARQISFGLHKICHSTQMPATYIDGGKPISSEIHKKIEFSKKHESYFSNLLPKGYKYPLEFDDLKGAEKSFIAVVYIDGNQMGKKLKLFKELHRYTGEISLEQHNEMYLHKLAEFSQNIADAYEEAFKEMTNVLSRDQQLLQEKLKIDQAMLPIRPLIVAGDDITYVTNGEIGIETARIFLEKLSSKHLTISDTENIPLNASAGVAIVKSHYPFSKAYKLAEELSENGKRRILSDYKEKDFSILDWHIVYGELSGSLQQIRKQYYQLKDTEGTPFSLTMKPLYLNNKDSFRSYSNFKESLKNISKSDVARSKLKELREVFKEGPSRSKVFIEINQLNSLFNYLGNMQLTNGFTTDHVCLYFDAIEMMDLFIEIKEEK; encoded by the coding sequence GTGGAATACATTGTTCTTTCAGAAATATCAAGGAAACAGGACTTTATTTTTCGAAGTAATAAATTAAAAGAAAATATAGGTGCTTCTATCATTATTAAATATATTACAGAGGAACTTTCAAACAAATATGTCACCCAATTTCATGGCGATGTCATTTATGAAGCGGGAGGTAAAGTTCTTTATCGTTTCAAAGAATTAGATAGCGTAAAAAATTTTGTTCGAGAATTTTCTAAAGAAGTTGTAATTGAATTTTCAGGTATTGAACTGTTCATTATTCACCAAGCGTTTGACCCAAAAGTTGATGAAATATCAACCATCATTGACGAGGCATACAAAAAATTAGAAAGAAAGAAAAGCGAACGAAAAACAACTGCAAGACAAATTAGTTTTGGTCTACATAAAATTTGCCATTCCACACAAATGCCTGCAACTTATATTGATGGAGGAAAACCGATATCCAGCGAGATCCATAAAAAGATCGAGTTTAGTAAAAAACATGAGTCATACTTCTCAAACTTGCTTCCAAAAGGTTATAAATATCCTTTAGAGTTTGACGACTTAAAAGGAGCAGAAAAAAGTTTTATTGCCGTTGTATATATCGATGGGAACCAAATGGGGAAGAAACTGAAATTATTTAAAGAATTGCATCGATATACAGGTGAAATATCATTAGAACAACATAATGAGATGTATTTACATAAATTAGCTGAATTTAGCCAGAACATTGCGGATGCGTATGAAGAAGCTTTTAAGGAAATGACTAATGTGTTAAGTAGGGATCAACAATTGTTACAAGAAAAATTAAAAATAGATCAAGCAATGTTGCCAATACGTCCACTTATTGTTGCAGGTGATGATATTACTTATGTAACAAATGGGGAAATTGGTATTGAAACCGCACGAATTTTTTTGGAAAAGTTAAGTAGTAAACATCTAACGATTAGTGATACGGAGAATATTCCTCTCAATGCCAGTGCTGGGGTTGCTATTGTGAAGTCTCATTATCCATTTTCAAAAGCTTACAAGTTAGCAGAAGAATTAAGTGAAAATGGGAAAAGACGTATCCTCTCAGATTACAAGGAAAAAGATTTCTCCATATTGGATTGGCATATTGTTTATGGAGAATTATCAGGCAGTTTGCAACAAATACGGAAACAATATTATCAATTAAAAGATACGGAAGGCACTCCATTTTCTTTAACAATGAAACCACTTTATCTGAATAATAAAGATTCTTTTCGTTCCTATAGCAACTTTAAAGAGTCTTTGAAGAATATATCAAAATCTGACGTGGCTAGAAGCAAACTAAAAGAATTACGTGAAGTGTTTAAAGAAGGACCTAGTCGAAGCAAAGTATTTATTGAAATAAATCAATTGAATTCATTGTTCAATTACCTAGGCAATATGCAATTAACCAATGGTTTTACTACCGATCATGTTTGTTTATATTTTGATGCGATAGAAATGATGGATCTATTTATAGAGATTAAGGAGGAGAAATAG
- a CDS encoding Card1-like endonuclease domain-containing protein encodes MKEAHLPKSDILFLLVGTNPFPNLISSLTRVKDDGLIHFFYTVDQENSQTNKVFERLKELLSKKKPHCRSTGSIIDKSRVNKIEEDVKEVLSRTYSYNPNQLQRIELNYTGGTKVMAAGTYHAFKNFAHSQAKDIFVLSYIDGEKEQIYYEVLEGENEKYVYEPLRKLEGDYSISILEISQLHDIPLKENPHLEIYDSQLAERFFQLFIDPSEEEYQSHIKFLEVIYSDMVHVSDKLPNNKNKANELIHERLLSLNNPIFESEYNPFPDIHSYRDFSKDRKLTYQFKDYLSGFWLEDYVLKVVLELMEENKNIIDVHHSVKPNKQSSKDFEVDIVLLKKYKLFSISVTTQEKEEEAILKLFEVKERAKQLGGDESGICLVSLCRNSNVLEKEYKNIWDNDSPKNTLIIGQDRFKNIKQLFVDWINE; translated from the coding sequence GTGAAAGAAGCACATCTACCTAAATCAGACATTTTATTTTTGCTTGTTGGAACTAACCCATTTCCTAATCTTATTTCAAGTTTAACCCGGGTGAAAGATGATGGTCTGATTCATTTCTTTTATACAGTTGATCAAGAGAATTCACAAACCAACAAAGTGTTTGAACGATTAAAAGAATTATTATCGAAGAAAAAACCACATTGTCGATCTACAGGAAGCATTATTGATAAAAGCCGTGTAAATAAGATTGAAGAAGATGTGAAGGAAGTATTATCAAGAACCTATTCTTATAACCCAAACCAATTGCAAAGGATTGAACTGAACTATACAGGTGGCACCAAAGTGATGGCGGCTGGAACTTATCATGCTTTTAAGAATTTTGCTCATTCTCAAGCCAAAGACATTTTCGTTTTAAGCTATATAGATGGTGAAAAGGAACAGATTTACTATGAGGTGTTGGAAGGGGAAAATGAAAAATATGTTTATGAACCTTTACGAAAACTTGAGGGTGACTATAGTATATCAATTTTAGAAATAAGTCAGTTACATGATATTCCCTTAAAAGAAAATCCCCATCTAGAAATCTATGATAGTCAATTAGCTGAAAGGTTTTTTCAATTATTCATTGATCCATCGGAGGAAGAGTACCAAAGTCATATAAAGTTTCTAGAAGTAATTTATTCGGATATGGTCCATGTAAGCGATAAATTACCAAATAATAAAAATAAAGCAAATGAGCTTATACATGAAAGGTTATTAAGTTTAAATAATCCAATATTTGAAAGTGAATACAATCCATTTCCTGATATACATTCTTATCGTGACTTTTCAAAAGACAGGAAACTGACGTATCAGTTTAAAGACTATTTATCTGGTTTTTGGTTAGAAGATTACGTATTAAAGGTAGTACTTGAGTTAATGGAGGAAAATAAAAACATCATTGATGTTCATCATTCGGTAAAGCCTAACAAACAATCTAGTAAGGATTTCGAAGTGGATATTGTTCTGCTTAAAAAATACAAACTATTTTCAATTTCGGTTACTACTCAGGAAAAAGAAGAGGAAGCGATCTTAAAACTCTTTGAAGTAAAGGAAAGAGCGAAACAATTAGGTGGAGATGAATCAGGGATTTGCCTTGTTTCACTGTGTCGGAATTCAAATGTTTTAGAAAAGGAATATAAGAATATATGGGATAACGATTCTCCCAAAAATACATTAATTATTGGGCAGGATCGGTTCAAAAACATCAAACAATTATTTGTTGACTGGATTAATGAGTAA
- a CDS encoding L,D-transpeptidase family protein: MKQKVLFILLAIVLSFSFIPIQNASATGQSTPIKVDVRTLVKPSIVTATLKGNSYLYSSQSTRSKKLQYLKKGEKVEVIKDKAYRWYYIKTSKGKVGWIPGQLLSIPKDPPTNTQRLSKEQMEEFIKVKGFQSKTNYLIWVDIDRQLTNIFVKQNGRWVLQKSILSATGKNVSPTIRGIFLLKRDRGTSFYSNTFKSGGRYWTRIEGSYLFHSISTDKNLRVKDNTLGKRASSGCIRLPINDAYYIYKYIPANTTVWIN, encoded by the coding sequence ATGAAACAAAAAGTACTATTTATTCTTTTAGCTATTGTACTTTCATTTTCTTTTATTCCTATCCAAAACGCTAGTGCAACAGGCCAATCAACACCAATTAAAGTAGATGTACGAACCTTGGTAAAACCATCTATTGTCACAGCAACATTAAAAGGAAATAGTTACCTTTATTCTTCCCAATCAACAAGGAGTAAAAAACTCCAATATTTAAAGAAAGGGGAAAAGGTAGAAGTCATTAAAGATAAGGCTTACCGATGGTACTATATAAAAACATCTAAAGGAAAAGTAGGTTGGATTCCTGGCCAGTTATTATCGATTCCAAAGGATCCTCCTACTAATACTCAACGATTAAGCAAAGAACAAATGGAGGAATTTATAAAAGTAAAGGGATTTCAAAGTAAAACTAACTATTTGATATGGGTAGATATTGACCGACAATTGACAAATATCTTTGTAAAACAAAATGGACGATGGGTACTCCAAAAGAGCATTTTAAGTGCGACAGGAAAAAATGTCTCTCCGACAATTCGAGGAATTTTTTTGTTGAAAAGGGATAGAGGAACATCTTTTTATTCCAATACGTTTAAAAGTGGGGGAAGATACTGGACTAGAATTGAAGGCTCCTATTTATTCCATTCTATATCCACAGATAAAAATTTGCGGGTAAAAGATAATACATTAGGGAAACGAGCTTCTAGCGGGTGTATTCGTTTGCCAATTAATGACGCTTATTATATTTACAAGTACATTCCTGCGAATACAACAGTTTGGATCAATTAA